A window from Aliamphritea hakodatensis encodes these proteins:
- the napA gene encoding nitrate reductase catalytic subunit NapA translates to MKVSRRDFVKAQAASAAAVAAGISLPSQATNLITKSSETEVKWDKAPCRFCGTGCSVLVGTQNGKVVATQGDPEAPVNRGLNCIKGYFLSKIMYGKDRLNTPLLRMTDGRYDKNGEFTPISWDQAFDIMAEKWKESIAKTRNSEEMPAVGMFGSGQWTVMEGYAASKLMKAGFRTNHIDPNARHCMASAVGGFMRTFGIDEPMGCYDDLEQADAFVLWGSNMAEMHPILWSRLTDRALSADHVKVAVLSTFKHRSFELADNPIIFTPQTDLAILNYIANYIIQNDAVNKDFVEKHTNFRKGVTDIGYGLRPTHPLEKAAKNPGKGGSDPITFEEFAEFVSTYTLEYTSELSGVPQKNLEELAKLYADPNRKVVSYWTMGFNQHTRGVWANNLVYNIHLLTGKISEPGNGPFSLTGQPSACGTAREVGTFAHRLPADMVVKKKPHRDIAEKIWKLPEGTVPAKVGYHAVLQNRMLKDGKLNCYWVMCNNNMQAAPNMNEEGLPGYRNPANFIVTSDPYPTVTAQASDLILPTAMWVEKEGAYGNAERRTQTWYQQVPPADGAKSDLWQLVEFSKRFKVEEVWPDALLAAMPEYRGKTLYDILYKNGQVDKFPLSDLPEGQINDEAYDFGFYVQKGLFEEYAEFGRGHAHDLAPYDMYHKARGLRWPVVDGKETLWRFREGYDPYVEAGSEVQFYGKKKDKRAIIFALPYEPAAESPDEEYNLWLSTGRVLEHWHTGTMTRRVPELYRAFPDSVVYMHPEDAKKRKLRRGDEVRVASRRGEITTRVETRGRNRPPEGLVFMPFFDAKQLVNRLTLDATDPLSKETDYKKCAVRIEKV, encoded by the coding sequence ATGAAGGTATCCAGACGTGACTTTGTAAAAGCGCAGGCAGCATCTGCTGCAGCTGTTGCGGCCGGCATCAGCCTGCCCAGCCAGGCGACTAACCTCATCACTAAGTCTTCCGAGACTGAAGTGAAGTGGGATAAAGCGCCATGCCGTTTCTGCGGCACCGGCTGTTCAGTACTGGTCGGCACCCAGAACGGTAAAGTAGTAGCCACACAGGGCGATCCGGAAGCTCCGGTAAACCGTGGTCTGAACTGTATCAAGGGCTACTTCCTGTCAAAAATCATGTACGGCAAAGACCGTCTGAATACACCGCTGCTGCGGATGACTGACGGCCGCTACGACAAGAACGGCGAGTTCACCCCGATCAGTTGGGATCAGGCATTCGACATCATGGCGGAAAAATGGAAAGAATCCATCGCCAAGACCCGCAACTCTGAAGAAATGCCTGCCGTCGGTATGTTCGGTTCAGGGCAGTGGACTGTCATGGAAGGCTACGCGGCATCCAAGCTGATGAAGGCCGGCTTCCGTACTAACCACATCGACCCGAACGCCCGTCACTGCATGGCATCTGCTGTGGGTGGCTTCATGCGTACCTTCGGTATCGATGAACCTATGGGTTGCTACGACGATCTGGAACAGGCCGACGCATTCGTGCTGTGGGGCTCCAACATGGCGGAAATGCACCCGATCCTGTGGTCCCGTCTGACTGACCGTGCCCTGAGCGCTGATCACGTTAAAGTTGCTGTTCTGTCTACCTTCAAACACCGCAGTTTTGAACTGGCTGATAACCCGATCATCTTCACTCCACAGACTGATCTGGCGATCCTGAACTACATTGCGAACTACATCATCCAGAATGATGCAGTAAACAAAGACTTCGTTGAGAAGCACACCAACTTCCGTAAAGGTGTGACTGACATCGGCTACGGTCTGCGTCCGACTCACCCGCTGGAAAAAGCGGCCAAGAACCCGGGTAAAGGCGGTTCCGACCCGATCACGTTTGAAGAGTTCGCAGAATTCGTCAGCACTTACACTCTGGAATACACTTCCGAGCTGTCCGGTGTTCCGCAGAAGAACCTGGAAGAACTGGCCAAGCTGTATGCTGATCCGAACCGTAAGGTTGTGTCTTACTGGACTATGGGCTTCAACCAGCACACCCGCGGTGTATGGGCCAACAACCTGGTGTACAACATCCACCTGCTGACCGGTAAGATTTCTGAGCCGGGTAACGGTCCGTTCTCTCTGACCGGCCAGCCTTCTGCCTGCGGTACTGCCCGTGAAGTAGGTACCTTCGCACACCGTCTGCCAGCAGACATGGTTGTGAAGAAGAAGCCGCACCGTGATATCGCTGAGAAGATCTGGAAACTGCCTGAAGGCACCGTGCCTGCAAAAGTCGGTTACCACGCTGTCCTGCAGAACCGCATGCTGAAAGACGGCAAGCTGAACTGCTACTGGGTCATGTGTAACAACAACATGCAGGCAGCACCAAACATGAATGAAGAAGGCCTGCCAGGTTACCGCAACCCGGCTAACTTCATCGTGACATCTGACCCGTACCCAACGGTGACTGCACAGGCATCTGACCTGATTCTGCCAACGGCTATGTGGGTAGAGAAAGAAGGTGCATACGGTAACGCTGAACGCCGTACCCAGACCTGGTACCAGCAGGTACCGCCTGCAGACGGAGCTAAATCCGACCTGTGGCAGCTGGTTGAGTTCTCCAAGCGCTTCAAGGTTGAAGAAGTATGGCCTGATGCCCTGCTGGCAGCCATGCCTGAATACCGCGGCAAGACCCTGTACGACATCCTGTACAAGAACGGCCAGGTTGATAAATTCCCGCTGTCTGATCTGCCGGAAGGCCAGATCAACGATGAAGCTTACGACTTCGGTTTCTACGTACAGAAAGGTCTGTTCGAAGAATACGCAGAGTTCGGCCGTGGCCACGCCCACGATCTGGCACCTTACGACATGTACCACAAAGCCCGCGGTCTGCGCTGGCCGGTAGTTGACGGCAAAGAAACCCTGTGGCGTTTCCGTGAAGGTTACGACCCGTACGTGGAAGCCGGCAGCGAAGTACAGTTCTACGGTAAGAAGAAAGACAAGCGTGCGATCATCTTCGCCCTGCCTTACGAACCTGCTGCAGAATCTCCGGATGAAGAATACAACCTGTGGCTGTCCACTGGCCGGGTTCTGGAACACTGGCACACTGGCACCATGACCCGCCGGGTACCTGAGCTGTACCGGGCCTTCCCGGACAGCGTGGTATACATGCACCCGGAAGACGCCAAGAAGCGCAAACTGCGCCGTGGTGATGAAGTTCGGGTGGCCTCCCGCCGTGGCGAAATTACTACCCGGGTTGAAACCCGTGGCCGTAACCGTCCGCCGGAAGGTCTGGTATTCATGCCATTCTTCGATGCCAAGCAGTTAGTTAACCGTCTGACACTGGATGCAACTGATCCGCTGTCAAAAGAAACTGACTACAAGAAGTGCGCTGTGCGCATCGAGAAGGTTTAA
- the napG gene encoding ferredoxin-type protein NapG: protein MKQTMDKQRRSESSASKAPARRQFFTDVARGASAAGMIGLGLTAWASSAKRSDPQAIRPPGALSGDDFLNACLRCGLCVEDCPYDTLKLATLFDPAPSGTPWFEARKVPCEMCEDIPCVAACPSGALDPALKNIDDARMGTAVLIDEKNCLNFQGLRCDVCYRVCPLIDEAITLERQRNSRTGKHALFIPTVQSDACTGCGKCEEACVLDETAIKVLPLELASGTLGQHYRLGWEEKARNGGSLVPEQLKLEIRRPENSNAN, encoded by the coding sequence ATGAAGCAGACCATGGACAAGCAGCGCCGCTCTGAATCATCCGCCAGCAAGGCACCGGCAAGACGTCAGTTTTTCACTGACGTCGCCCGCGGTGCCTCTGCTGCCGGCATGATTGGCCTGGGCCTTACCGCCTGGGCAAGCAGCGCAAAGCGCAGTGATCCTCAGGCAATCCGCCCACCCGGCGCATTGTCCGGCGATGACTTCCTGAATGCTTGTCTGCGGTGTGGTTTGTGCGTGGAAGACTGTCCTTACGACACCCTGAAGCTGGCAACTTTATTCGATCCGGCCCCCAGCGGTACCCCCTGGTTTGAAGCCAGAAAAGTACCCTGCGAGATGTGTGAAGATATTCCCTGTGTAGCCGCCTGCCCCAGTGGCGCGCTGGACCCTGCACTGAAGAATATCGACGACGCCCGCATGGGCACCGCGGTGCTGATCGATGAAAAGAACTGCCTGAACTTTCAGGGCCTGCGTTGCGATGTCTGCTACCGGGTATGCCCGTTAATTGACGAGGCCATTACTCTGGAGCGGCAGCGTAACAGTCGTACCGGCAAGCATGCGTTATTCATTCCGACCGTTCAGTCCGATGCCTGCACCGGCTGCGGTAAATGTGAAGAAGCCTGCGTACTGGATGAAACCGCTATAAAGGTCCTGCCACTGGAACTCGCCAGTGGCACCCTTGGCCAGCACTACCGGCTGGGCTGGGAAGAAAAGGCCCGCAATGGCGGCTCATTGGTACCGGAACAGTTAAAACTGGAAATCCGCAGACCGGAGAACAGCAATGCAAACTGA
- the napH gene encoding quinol dehydrogenase ferredoxin subunit NapH, whose translation MQTERQANSRVGAEAAATLGWWHAHRFLVLRRFSQLSILALFAASSLYGLDILKGNLSSSTVLNTVPLSDPFVLAQLIASGHWPAETALLGGAIVLLFYMLVGGRSYCSWVCPVNIVTDTASWLRRRLGISKTTRISNSLRYWLLGLSLLLPVAGGLLIWELVNPVSLLQRGLIFGLGSGWVLIAMIFLLDLLISQRAWCSHLCPMGAFYGLIGKLSVIRINARHRERCDDCMDCYKVCPEPQILKPVLKGAANGVSPIIFASDCTNCSRCIDVCAESVFEINTRFTTEVENKK comes from the coding sequence ATGCAAACTGAACGTCAGGCTAACAGCCGCGTCGGTGCTGAAGCGGCCGCAACACTGGGATGGTGGCACGCGCACCGTTTTCTGGTACTGCGCCGGTTCAGCCAGCTGAGCATTCTGGCCCTGTTTGCCGCCAGTTCTCTGTACGGACTGGATATCCTTAAAGGCAACCTCAGCAGCTCCACAGTGCTGAATACAGTGCCGTTAAGCGATCCGTTTGTACTCGCACAGCTCATCGCCAGTGGTCACTGGCCGGCAGAAACAGCGTTACTGGGCGGTGCAATCGTCCTGCTGTTCTACATGCTGGTCGGCGGGCGCAGTTACTGCAGCTGGGTGTGTCCGGTGAACATTGTCACCGACACAGCCAGCTGGTTACGCCGGCGTTTAGGTATCAGCAAAACAACCCGGATATCCAACAGCCTGCGCTACTGGCTACTGGGTTTATCCCTGCTGTTACCGGTAGCTGGCGGGCTGCTGATCTGGGAACTGGTGAATCCTGTATCCCTGTTACAGCGCGGACTGATCTTCGGTCTGGGCAGTGGCTGGGTACTGATTGCCATGATCTTTCTGCTGGACTTACTTATCAGCCAGCGGGCCTGGTGTAGCCACCTGTGTCCGATGGGCGCCTTCTACGGTCTGATAGGCAAGCTTAGCGTGATCCGGATCAATGCCCGGCACCGTGAACGCTGCGATGATTGCATGGACTGTTACAAAGTCTGCCCTGAACCTCAGATTCTGAAACCGGTATTAAAAGGCGCTGCCAATGGCGTCAGCCCGATTATTTTTGCCTCTGATTGTACAAATTGCAGCCGCTGCATCGATGTATGCGCTGAGTCTGTATTTGAAATCAATACCCGATTTACCACTGAGGTGGAGAACAAAAAATGA
- a CDS encoding nitrate reductase cytochrome c-type subunit, translated as MKNLLLLSLIAFLSAPVVADEFGDLGGSLRSHDLESQSATAELKNYPKEHDGLQLDYVQQPPLIPHSIRGYQVNKNSNKCLSCHSFKNYKKYGATKISITHFKNRDGVELTDVSPRRYFCQQCHVPQVEAPPLVENTFEPAGAAGE; from the coding sequence ATGAAAAACCTATTGCTACTATCTTTAATTGCCTTCCTGTCTGCCCCTGTTGTTGCTGATGAGTTTGGCGATCTGGGCGGTTCACTGCGCAGCCACGATCTGGAAAGCCAGTCAGCCACCGCAGAGCTGAAAAACTACCCGAAAGAGCATGACGGCCTGCAACTGGATTACGTTCAGCAGCCACCACTGATCCCGCACTCAATCCGCGGTTATCAGGTGAACAAGAACTCTAACAAGTGCTTAAGCTGCCACAGCTTCAAGAACTACAAAAAGTACGGCGCAACCAAGATCAGTATCACTCACTTCAAAAACCGTGACGGTGTAGAACTGACTGATGTATCCCCACGCCGCTACTTCTGCCAGCAGTGCCACGTTCCTCAGGTAGAGGCACCACCACTGGTTGAAAATACTTTTGAGCCTGCCGGCGCAGCCGGCGAGTAA
- a CDS encoding cytochrome c3 family protein — MQLIKSIWRTLTRPAVHYSLGFLTIGGFVAGIIFWGGFNTALEMTNTEEFCVSCHEMRNNVFEELKPTIHYSNRSGVRASCPDCHVPHNWTDKIARKMQASKEVWGKIFGTINTPEKFEAKRRELAEHEWTRLKANDSLECRNCHEFDSMDFTLQAGRAAKQHSTALASGEKTCIDCHKGIAHQLPDMTGVEGWH, encoded by the coding sequence ATGCAGTTAATCAAATCGATTTGGCGCACCCTGACTCGCCCAGCCGTACACTATAGCCTGGGGTTCCTGACCATTGGTGGCTTTGTAGCCGGCATCATCTTCTGGGGTGGTTTTAACACCGCACTGGAAATGACCAACACCGAAGAGTTCTGTGTGTCCTGTCACGAAATGCGGAACAACGTGTTTGAAGAGTTGAAGCCAACCATTCACTACTCAAACCGTTCAGGCGTACGGGCCAGCTGCCCGGATTGTCACGTACCACATAACTGGACTGACAAGATCGCCCGGAAGATGCAGGCATCTAAAGAAGTGTGGGGCAAGATCTTCGGGACTATCAACACTCCGGAGAAATTTGAAGCTAAACGCCGTGAACTGGCCGAACACGAATGGACACGTCTGAAAGCGAATGACTCGCTGGAATGCCGTAACTGTCACGAGTTCGACAGCATGGACTTCACCCTGCAGGCCGGCCGGGCCGCCAAGCAGCACTCCACTGCGCTGGCATCCGGTGAAAAAACCTGTATTGACTGTCACAAAGGTATCGCTCACCAGCTGCCTGACATGACAGGTGTGGAAGGCTGGCACTAA
- a CDS encoding formate--tetrahydrofolate ligase — MNTDIDIARAAKKQHISEIAAKLEIPNEHISPYGHDKAKVNLDYIETLKDRPDGKLILVTAISPTPAGEGKTTTTVGLGDGLNRIGKKAIMALREPSLGPCFGMKGGAAGGGKAQVVPMEDINLHFTGDFHAIGAAHNLLAALIDNHIYWGNDLGIDSRRIAYKRVIDMNDRALREIANGLGGPGNGYSRTDGFDITVASEIMAIFCLASDMNDLRERIGNIIVAETRERTPIRAKQLDADGAMATLLKDALNPNLVQTLENNPAFIHGGPFANIAHGCNSVIATKAALKLADYVVTEAGFGADLGAEKFFDIKCRKAGLKPEAAVIVATVRALKMHGGVAKDQLTGENVEAVQKGCANLARHIQNVKKFGVPVVVAINQFIHDTDAEIAAVKAAAAEEGVEAILASHWANGSEGTEELATKVVEMIEGGSAQFAPLYHLDLPLFDKIETIAKSIYGAGDVAADKTVRDRLHQFEEQGFGNLPVCMAKTQYSFSTDMNLRGAPSDHTVTVREVRLSAGAEFIVAVCGDIMTMPGLPRVPAANSIHVDEDGLIQGLF, encoded by the coding sequence GTGAATACTGATATCGATATTGCTCGCGCAGCAAAAAAACAGCACATCAGCGAAATTGCTGCGAAACTGGAAATCCCAAACGAGCATATTAGCCCTTACGGCCACGATAAAGCCAAGGTTAACCTCGACTACATCGAAACTCTAAAGGATCGTCCAGACGGCAAACTGATCCTGGTTACTGCAATCAGCCCGACTCCGGCTGGTGAAGGTAAAACAACGACTACCGTTGGTCTGGGCGATGGCCTGAACCGTATCGGTAAAAAAGCCATCATGGCACTGCGTGAGCCTTCTCTGGGCCCATGTTTTGGTATGAAGGGCGGTGCTGCCGGCGGCGGTAAAGCTCAGGTAGTACCAATGGAAGATATCAACCTGCACTTCACCGGCGACTTCCACGCTATCGGTGCTGCACACAACCTGCTGGCTGCTCTGATCGATAACCACATTTACTGGGGTAACGATCTGGGTATCGACAGCCGTCGTATCGCGTACAAGCGTGTAATCGACATGAACGACCGCGCACTGCGTGAAATCGCTAACGGCCTGGGTGGCCCAGGTAACGGTTACTCCCGTACCGACGGTTTCGACATCACTGTTGCGTCTGAAATCATGGCTATCTTCTGCCTGGCATCTGACATGAACGATCTGCGTGAGCGTATCGGTAACATCATCGTTGCTGAAACCCGTGAACGTACTCCAATCCGTGCTAAGCAGCTGGATGCAGACGGCGCAATGGCGACTCTGCTGAAAGACGCACTGAACCCTAACCTGGTTCAGACGCTGGAAAACAACCCAGCATTCATCCACGGTGGCCCGTTCGCGAACATCGCACACGGCTGTAACTCTGTAATTGCAACTAAAGCGGCCCTGAAACTGGCTGACTACGTTGTAACTGAAGCAGGTTTCGGTGCTGACCTGGGTGCTGAGAAATTCTTCGACATCAAGTGCCGTAAAGCTGGCCTGAAGCCAGAAGCAGCTGTAATCGTTGCAACTGTACGTGCTCTGAAGATGCACGGCGGTGTTGCTAAAGACCAACTGACCGGCGAAAACGTTGAAGCTGTTCAGAAAGGTTGTGCAAACCTGGCACGTCACATCCAGAACGTTAAGAAGTTCGGTGTACCTGTTGTTGTTGCTATCAACCAGTTCATCCACGACACTGATGCAGAAATCGCTGCTGTTAAAGCTGCTGCTGCTGAAGAAGGCGTAGAAGCTATTCTGGCAAGCCACTGGGCGAACGGTTCTGAAGGTACTGAAGAACTGGCAACTAAAGTTGTTGAGATGATCGAAGGCGGTTCTGCGCAGTTCGCTCCTCTGTACCACCTGGACCTGCCACTGTTCGACAAGATCGAAACAATCGCTAAGAGCATCTACGGTGCTGGCGATGTAGCGGCTGACAAGACTGTCCGTGACCGTCTGCACCAGTTCGAAGAGCAAGGTTTCGGTAACCTGCCTGTATGTATGGCTAAGACCCAGTACAGCTTCTCTACTGACATGAACCTGCGTGGCGCGCCAAGCGATCACACAGTAACTGTTCGTGAAGTACGTCTGTCTGCCGGTGCTGAGTTCATCGTTGCAGTATGTGGTGACATCATGACCATGCCAGGTCTGCCACGCGTACCGGCTGCTAACAGCATCCACGTAGACGAAGATGGCCTGATCCAGGGTCTGTTCTAA
- a CDS encoding putative bifunctional diguanylate cyclase/phosphodiesterase has protein sequence MLDIDQLQTPVWIYDIDNYRIHWANESALTLWHSPNLEELTSRDFQEGTSDAVQHTLLNYLDDFALGKRICHWWQLSPKGEAKDVYCQFSGIHLEDGRLAMLVEGLHVERAEIAALVSGTIMICLFSEQFELISSNPSFRQQFGTDIHNLADLIPVDELVKIDRQLAGKDKYYEQDVCLQCADGNRWHSIEVRLSETTEGDFVVSLQDIHERKSRELELQQMATHDVLTGVFNRKGLFQRMQRLHSTQTPFSVYYIDLDGFKPINDGFGHAVGDSLLCQVASRLRRCTGDDGDIARIGGDEFVVILPEACVDDYFDVFATALVQSLSGQYKISDDIPPVVLSVSVGVASYPRDDEDLDLLLADADAAMYMAKGSGRRCWIQYRQGMREQLLRRTQISQRIGAALLNDEFEMCYQPVFDMHDSRVVIVEALVRWPGSELAEVSPDELIDVAEHCGLIGELSSWIFYQACQEFRSIRQRFGKQVLLSLNVSGLHIQQGRLISDLEYAINSAGLLPQDVVLELTERVIMPDSKEYSSTIDQLIGYGFSFAIDDFGTGFSSLAYLNSIPAKWVKLDREFVARLDKGVETVTCIHKLVSALGMNLIVEGVEKRWQVEKLKEHQIFYQQGYYHFSPANLRDLLCDQSELKWVNVG, from the coding sequence ATGCTAGATATTGATCAGCTTCAGACGCCGGTTTGGATATACGATATCGATAATTACCGTATCCACTGGGCGAATGAAAGTGCACTGACTTTATGGCACTCACCCAACCTTGAAGAACTTACTTCCCGGGACTTCCAGGAAGGCACCTCCGATGCTGTACAGCATACACTTCTTAATTATCTGGATGATTTCGCGTTAGGTAAACGTATCTGCCACTGGTGGCAACTGTCACCAAAAGGCGAAGCTAAAGATGTTTACTGTCAGTTTTCCGGCATCCATCTCGAAGATGGCCGGCTGGCGATGCTGGTGGAAGGTCTGCATGTTGAACGTGCAGAGATCGCCGCGCTGGTCAGCGGCACGATTATGATCTGTCTGTTCAGTGAACAGTTCGAATTAATCAGTTCGAACCCTTCTTTCCGGCAGCAGTTTGGGACAGATATCCACAATCTGGCTGATCTGATTCCTGTCGATGAGCTGGTAAAGATTGACCGTCAGCTGGCCGGTAAAGATAAGTATTATGAGCAAGATGTCTGTTTACAGTGTGCCGATGGCAATCGCTGGCACAGTATTGAAGTGCGTCTGAGCGAAACCACCGAGGGAGATTTTGTTGTCAGCCTGCAGGATATTCATGAACGTAAAAGCCGTGAGCTGGAATTACAGCAAATGGCGACGCATGATGTGCTGACCGGTGTTTTCAACCGTAAAGGGCTGTTTCAGCGCATGCAGCGCTTACACAGCACCCAGACCCCATTCTCGGTGTATTACATCGACCTGGATGGCTTTAAACCGATTAACGATGGCTTTGGTCATGCGGTGGGTGACAGCCTGCTATGCCAGGTTGCCAGCCGTCTGAGACGCTGTACCGGTGATGACGGAGACATTGCCCGTATCGGTGGTGATGAGTTTGTGGTCATTTTACCGGAAGCCTGTGTGGATGATTACTTTGATGTGTTTGCCACCGCGCTGGTTCAGAGTCTTTCCGGGCAATATAAGATTTCCGATGATATCCCGCCGGTTGTTCTGTCGGTCAGCGTGGGGGTGGCCAGTTATCCCCGTGATGACGAAGACCTTGATTTGTTACTGGCGGATGCGGATGCGGCGATGTATATGGCCAAGGGCTCTGGCCGCCGTTGCTGGATTCAGTACCGCCAGGGGATGCGCGAACAATTATTAAGACGTACCCAGATTTCCCAGCGTATCGGTGCAGCGCTGCTGAATGATGAGTTTGAGATGTGCTACCAGCCGGTGTTCGATATGCATGACTCCCGGGTGGTCATCGTTGAAGCGCTGGTGCGCTGGCCCGGCTCTGAACTGGCTGAGGTCAGCCCGGATGAACTGATCGATGTGGCCGAGCACTGCGGATTGATTGGCGAACTGAGCAGCTGGATCTTTTATCAGGCCTGTCAGGAGTTTCGTTCAATACGGCAGCGCTTTGGCAAACAGGTATTGCTGTCGCTGAATGTATCCGGGCTACATATCCAGCAGGGCAGGCTGATCAGTGATCTTGAATATGCGATTAACTCTGCCGGTCTGCTGCCTCAGGATGTGGTGCTGGAGCTGACGGAACGGGTGATTATGCCTGATTCCAAAGAATACTCATCGACCATCGATCAACTGATTGGCTACGGCTTCAGCTTTGCAATCGATGATTTCGGTACCGGGTTTTCTTCACTGGCGTACCTCAACAGTATCCCTGCCAAATGGGTCAAGCTGGACCGTGAATTCGTTGCCCGGCTGGATAAAGGGGTGGAAACGGTCACCTGTATCCATAAGCTGGTCAGCGCGCTGGGCATGAACCTGATTGTGGAAGGGGTGGAAAAACGCTGGCAGGTTGAGAAGCTGAAAGAGCACCAGATCTTTTATCAGCAGGGTTATTATCATTTCTCGCCGGCCAACCTCCGCGACCTGCTGTGCGATCAGTCGGAACTGAAATGGGTCAACGTTGGCTGA
- a CDS encoding LysR family transcriptional regulator, with product MDITLNEIRTFNAVVRAGSFTRAAKLLGVSQPAVTAQIRKLESRCEFPLLERFSKEVRPTRLGKQLNQLSCQYLDLDLAVAALLEPEERTENFRLKLATASPLIFMPLMAAFKKQYPNARVQVIAGTTHECRQMIIDREADIGLFPLPNPPAGLSRLAFHCHGLMAILPHKHPHAGAESVTARDLIGDSLIAYKDNSFTQEYVRNIFSSEHLQPRFEMMMSTSEHVSNAVVQELGVGFALSDDIRPDPRYALVPVAGTEMDVTEHVVWLKTRSQQQGIREFVEMALMQRKMA from the coding sequence ATGGATATTACCCTGAATGAAATCCGCACTTTTAATGCGGTAGTACGGGCCGGCAGTTTTACCCGGGCTGCTAAACTGCTGGGGGTCAGCCAGCCGGCGGTTACCGCGCAGATTCGTAAACTGGAATCGCGCTGTGAGTTTCCGTTACTTGAGCGGTTCAGTAAAGAAGTGCGCCCGACCCGGCTGGGTAAGCAACTGAATCAACTGAGCTGTCAGTATCTGGATCTGGATCTGGCGGTTGCTGCACTGCTTGAGCCTGAAGAGCGTACTGAAAATTTCCGGCTGAAACTGGCCACTGCTTCGCCGCTGATTTTCATGCCACTGATGGCCGCTTTTAAAAAACAGTATCCCAATGCCCGGGTGCAGGTAATTGCCGGTACCACCCATGAGTGCCGGCAAATGATCATTGACCGGGAGGCGGATATTGGCCTGTTTCCCTTGCCAAATCCGCCTGCCGGCTTGTCGCGGCTGGCGTTTCACTGCCATGGTCTGATGGCAATTCTGCCGCATAAGCACCCGCATGCCGGTGCTGAATCTGTCACTGCCCGTGATCTGATCGGTGATTCACTGATTGCCTATAAAGACAATTCATTCACGCAGGAGTATGTCAGGAATATATTCAGCAGTGAGCATTTACAGCCCCGCTTTGAAATGATGATGAGTACTTCGGAACATGTCAGTAATGCGGTGGTGCAGGAACTGGGGGTCGGCTTTGCGCTGAGTGATGATATCCGTCCGGATCCGCGCTATGCGCTGGTACCGGTGGCAGGTACTGAAATGGATGTCACTGAGCATGTGGTCTGGCTGAAAACCCGCAGTCAGCAACAGGGGATCAGGGAGTTTGTTGAGATGGCGCTGATGCAGCGAAAAATGGCTTAG